In the Mus pahari chromosome 19, PAHARI_EIJ_v1.1, whole genome shotgun sequence genome, one interval contains:
- the Zfp42 gene encoding zinc finger protein 42 homolog: MNEQMKKTAKTSDQKGSGGRALDRMTLKQDEARPVQSTRAEAPHVTYTFHDESEVSLETEEDDFPDGYLECIIRGEFSEPILEEDFLFKSFESLEEAEQSLSRQVLQASSLLQCSLEYMTKGTKQEKREATQEVPPQSVGASSQLAGGPAEKPKGGVYCSALSMLACPQAGCTKKLRDKTALRKHMLVHGPRRHVCAECGKAFIESSKLKRHFLVHTGEKPYQCTFEGCGKRFSLDFNLRTHIRIHTGEKRFVCPFDGCEKSFIQSNNQKIHILTHTKAGKKC; this comes from the exons atgaatgaacaaatgaagaaaacgGCAAAGACAAGTGACCAGAAAGGGTCGGGCGGAAGAGCCCTCGACAGAATGACCCTAAAACAAGACGAGGCGAGGCCAGTCCAGAGTACCAGAGCGGAAGCTCCCCACGTAACATACACCTTCCACGATGAAAGTGAGGTTAGCCTGGAGACTGAGGAGGATGACTTCCCTGACGGATACCTAGAGTGCATCATCCGAGGTGAGTTTTCTGAACCCATTCTGGAAGaggatttcctttttaaatcctTCGAAAGCCTGGAGGAAGCGGAACAAAGCCTTTCTCGCCAGGTTCTGCAAGCCAGTTCCCTTCTCCAGTGTTCTTTGGAGTACATGACAAAGgggacaaagcaagagaagagagaggccacGCAAGAGGTGCCTCCACAGTCGGTTGGAGCGAGCTCA CAGCTTGCAGGCGGTCCTGCAGAGAAGCCAAAGGGCGGTGTGTACTGTAGTGCCTTATCTATGCTGGCGTGTCCTCAAGCCGGGTGCACGAAGAAGCTGAGGGATAAAACCGCCCTGAGGAAGCACATGCTTGTCCACGGTCCCCGGCGGCACGTGTGTGCAGAGTGTGGCAAAGCCTTCATTGAGAGCTCAAAACTGAAGCGGCATTTTCTGGTTCACACCGGAGAGAAGCCATATCAGTGCACCTTTGAAGGCTGTGGGAAGCGCTTCTCCCTGGATTTCAACTTGCGCACCCACATCCGCATCCACACCGGGGAGAAGCGCTTTGTGTGTCCTTTTGATGGCTGCGAGAAGAGCTTTATTCAGTCAAATAACCAGAAGATTCACATCCTAACCCACACAAAGGCAGGGAAGAAATGCTGA